The Paenibacillus sp. 481 DNA window TTAATACGGTTGTTGGCTTTATCGGGCCTGAGTATTTGTACGATGCAAAGCAAGTTATCCGCGCTGGGCTTGAGGATCACTTTATGGGCAAGCTGACAGGCATTTCGATGGGCTGTGATGCTTGTTATACGAACCATATGAAGGCGGATCAGAACGACTTGGAAAACTTAGCGGTGCTATTGTCTGCGGCAGGTTGTAACTTCTTCATGGGTATCCCGCATGGTGACGATGTCATGTTGAATTACCAGACGACAGGTTATCACGAGACGGCGACGTTGCGTGAATTGCTCGGTCTGCGTCCGATTCGCGAGTTCGAACAGTGGATGGAGAAGATGGGCTTTATTGAAAATGGCAAGCTGACTAAAAGAGCTGGGGACGCATCTGTGTTTCTGAAATAGGAAAGGAGGAAGGGCAAATGAACGAAAAAGATTTGAAGACGATGATTGAATCGATTTTGAACGAGATGGTGGGCGCGGTGCCGGCAAAGGCTGACACGAAATCTGACGCGAAACCTGCGACGGATGTAGCGGCAGATGTAGTTGTAGATGCGGTTGCGAGTGCAGTTGCAATGTCTGCTGAGCAGTTGGCGCAGCCGACACTTGGCGAACAAGTGCATGGACAGGAGCAGGTGCAGGTGAGCGTTCCGTCGCAAGTGCCAATGCAGGGCGATGTACAAGGCCATGTACAAGCGAATGGGTCAACGAATATGCAGGATCACGCCCAGGCTCATCTGGACAGTGGTGAATGTCTGGATGATATTACGGAGATCGATTTGCGCAAGCTATTGCTCGTTCCTGATCCAGAAGATCGTGAAGGTTATATGAAAATGAAGGCAAAAACACCAGCACGTCTTGGCGTATGGCGTGCAGGTCCGCGCTATAAGACGATTACGTCACTGCGATTCCGCGCTGACCATGCTGCTGCACAGGATGCTGTATTCTCTTACGTGTCCGAAGAGTTTGTAAAAGAAATGAACCTTGTCCCAGTAGCAACGATGTGCCGCGATAAGGATGAATATATTACACGTCCAGACTTGGGCCGTCAGTTCTCGGCAGCAACGATTGAAGATATCAAGCAGAACACGACGAAACAGGCTAAGGTGCAGTTGATGGTCGGTGACGGCTTAAGTTCGGCAGCGATCGAAGCGAATTTGCGCGACATTGTGCCAGCTATTATACAAGGTCTTAAGATGTATGGCTTTGAGATCGGCAATATCTTGTTCGTGAAGCATTGTCGTGTTCCTTCCATGGATGTGATCGGTGACGTGACTGAGGCCGATGTAGTCTGCTTGTTGGTTGGTGAGCGTCCAGGACTCGTTACAGCAGAATCGATGAGTGCCTACATTGCTTACAAGCCGACTGTCGGAATGCCTGAAGCGAGACGTACGGTTATCTCGAACATTCACTCGGGCGGAACGCCTGCGGTGGAAGCAGGGGCGCACATTGCAGAATTGATTAAGACGATGATTGACCGTAAAGCATCTGGTATTGAATTGAAACTATAGGATGGCAGGTGGCTCGTATGAGAAACGAACCGATTCATGCAAAGGTGTTGGGCATGAAGCTCATTTCCAACGTAAGCCATGATATGGCGAGCAAGTTAGAGCTGAAGCCACACCATAAAAGCTTGGGCATTATTACAGCTGACATCGACGATGTCACATATGCGGCGCTTGATGAAGCAACGAAAGCAGCTATGGTTGACGTGGTCTATGCCAAGAGCATGTATGCCGGATCTGCGAATGCTTCAACGAAGCTCGCTGGTGAGGTCATCGGCATGATAGCTGGACCTAGTCCGGATGAAGTGCGCAGCGGGATGAACGCTATCGTTGATTTCATCGAGGGCGGCGCACATTTTATAAGTGCTAATGAGGATAACAGCATTACGTATTTCGCGCATTGTGTCTCCCGCACAGGTACGTATTTGTCCCAGACGGCCAACATCAAAGAAGGCGAAGCACTTGCGTACTTGATCGCTCCTCCATTGGAAGCGATGTATGCGCTTGATGCGGCGTTGAAAGCGGCAGACGTCACGATTGCCACCTTCTTCGGCCCACCTTCCGAGACGAATTTCGGCGGGGCTCTGCTGACGGGAAGTCAATCAGCTTGCAAAGCGGCATGTGATGCCTTTGCAGCAGCTGTGCAATTCGTCGCAGATAACCCGACGAATTATTAAGGAACTAGCCTATGAGAAATTTTGCGTTAGGTTTAGTGGAAGTTGACGGTTATCTAGGAGCTATTGCCGCTCTGGATGCCGCTTTGAAGGCAGCAAATGTGACTTGCATTGGCATGGAAAAAGTGAATGCCGGAATTATGACAGTCAAGTTAAGCGGTGATGTTGGGGCCGTGCAAGCGGCTGTAGCTGCCGGAGCGGAGACTGCTGCGCAATTGAAGGTGCTACTGAGACATCATGTGATTGCAAGGCTGCATGAGGAGACTGCTGCTATGATGCTCGGTCTGAAGGATGAGAGTGCGAGTGAACAGCAGCCGGAGATCGCGAAGGAAGTTAGTGATCATACAAAGGCAGATGCGATGCTCGAAGTAGATGTAGCTACTACTGCAAAGGCAGATGGGGCAGATACGCCTGTCTCCACAGAAGCGACGGAAGCAAGCGCGTCGGAGGTAAATGTTCCAGGTACAAGCATCCAAGACACAAGCATTCAAGGCATAAGTAATCAGGATGCAGATACTCAAGATACAACTTTTAAAGAATCAGGCACACAAACTGGTGCTAATCAGCCAATGACTTCTGCGTTTAGCGAGCAAATGAAGGTGGCAGAGCAGGTTGAGGCGATTGCAAATGTAGCTTCGCTAAAGCCGACTGCCTCATCCATAGTGAAGCGTTCGAAGAACAAAAATAAAGCCAGCTCTTAAAGATGTGATGGAGAGAAGGAGTATTGATGGAAACATACGATAAAGACCTAAGATCCATTCAGGAAGTACGCGACCTGATCAAGAAGGCTAAGGAGGCACAAGCCAAGCTTGCCGTTATGACGCAGGAGCAAATTGATGCAATTGTCAAAGCAATCGCTGATGCTGGCTACACGCATCGCGAGAAACTAGCGAAGATGGCGAATGAGGAAACAGGCTTTGGTCGTTGGCAGGACAAGATCGTTAAAAATGCATTTGCTTCGAAGCATGTATATGAGTCGATCAAAGAGATGAAGACGGTTGGCGTCCTGACGGATGACAAAGCGAACAAAGTGATGGAAGTGGCGGTGCCTGTCGGCGTTGTTGCTGGTTTGATTCCATCGACGAATCCGACTTCTACCGTTATTTATAAAGCGCTTATCGCGCTTAAAGCGGGGAACAGCATCGTGTTCTCCCCGCATCCGAATGCGCTGAAGAGCATTTTGGAGACGGTGAAGGTGATCCATGAAGCGGCTGTGCAAGCGGGCTGCCCAGAAGGAGCTATTGCTACAATGACTGTTCCTACGATTCAAGGAACGGATCAATTGATGAAGCATAAAGACACAGCCTTAATTCTGGCTACAGGTGGAGAGGCGATGGTCAAAGCGGCTTACTCCTCCGGTACCCCAGCGATTGGTGTCGGCCCAGGTAACGGCCCTGCCTTCATTGAAAAAAGTGCGAATATTCCGCTTGCGGTTAAGCGCATTTTGGATTCGAAGACATTCGACAACGGCACCATTTGTGCTTCCGAGCAATCCGTCGTCGTCGAAGCGTGCAGCAAGGAAGCTGTTGTTGCTGAGTTCAAGCGACAAGGAGCTTACTTCCTTACAGCAGAAGAAGCAGCGCAGCTTGGCCGATTCATTATGCGTGCCAACGGCACGATGAATCCGCAAATCGTTGGCCGCAGCGTGGAGCATATCGCGAAGCTGGCGAACTTGAACATCCCAGCGGGCACACGTGTCCTCATCGCTGAGGAGACTCAAGTGGGCCGCAACGTGCCGTATTCGCGGGAGAAG harbors:
- the eutC gene encoding ethanolamine ammonia-lyase subunit EutC, which translates into the protein MNEKDLKTMIESILNEMVGAVPAKADTKSDAKPATDVAADVVVDAVASAVAMSAEQLAQPTLGEQVHGQEQVQVSVPSQVPMQGDVQGHVQANGSTNMQDHAQAHLDSGECLDDITEIDLRKLLLVPDPEDREGYMKMKAKTPARLGVWRAGPRYKTITSLRFRADHAAAQDAVFSYVSEEFVKEMNLVPVATMCRDKDEYITRPDLGRQFSAATIEDIKQNTTKQAKVQLMVGDGLSSAAIEANLRDIVPAIIQGLKMYGFEIGNILFVKHCRVPSMDVIGDVTEADVVCLLVGERPGLVTAESMSAYIAYKPTVGMPEARRTVISNIHSGGTPAVEAGAHIAELIKTMIDRKASGIELKL
- the eutL gene encoding ethanolamine utilization microcompartment protein EutL, which gives rise to MRNEPIHAKVLGMKLISNVSHDMASKLELKPHHKSLGIITADIDDVTYAALDEATKAAMVDVVYAKSMYAGSANASTKLAGEVIGMIAGPSPDEVRSGMNAIVDFIEGGAHFISANEDNSITYFAHCVSRTGTYLSQTANIKEGEALAYLIAPPLEAMYALDAALKAADVTIATFFGPPSETNFGGALLTGSQSACKAACDAFAAAVQFVADNPTNY
- a CDS encoding BMC domain-containing protein, translating into MRNFALGLVEVDGYLGAIAALDAALKAANVTCIGMEKVNAGIMTVKLSGDVGAVQAAVAAGAETAAQLKVLLRHHVIARLHEETAAMMLGLKDESASEQQPEIAKEVSDHTKADAMLEVDVATTAKADGADTPVSTEATEASASEVNVPGTSIQDTSIQGISNQDADTQDTTFKESGTQTGANQPMTSAFSEQMKVAEQVEAIANVASLKPTASSIVKRSKNKNKASS
- a CDS encoding acetaldehyde dehydrogenase (acetylating) translates to METYDKDLRSIQEVRDLIKKAKEAQAKLAVMTQEQIDAIVKAIADAGYTHREKLAKMANEETGFGRWQDKIVKNAFASKHVYESIKEMKTVGVLTDDKANKVMEVAVPVGVVAGLIPSTNPTSTVIYKALIALKAGNSIVFSPHPNALKSILETVKVIHEAAVQAGCPEGAIATMTVPTIQGTDQLMKHKDTALILATGGEAMVKAAYSSGTPAIGVGPGNGPAFIEKSANIPLAVKRILDSKTFDNGTICASEQSVVVEACSKEAVVAEFKRQGAYFLTAEEAAQLGRFIMRANGTMNPQIVGRSVEHIAKLANLNIPAGTRVLIAEETQVGRNVPYSREKLAPILAFYTEESWEAACERCIEILNGEGAGHTMMIHSENEEIVRQFALKKPVSRLLVNTAGALGGIGATTALAPALTLGCGAVGGSSTSDNISPLNLLNIRRLAYGLKELEDLVEQPAVEAAAQAAQPTAQPSVQSAPVGISLDDKEQLINMIVKRILEKM